The Agrobacterium vitis genome has a segment encoding these proteins:
- the recR gene encoding recombination mediator RecR, translating into MAKRVTGPEIEKLIQLLAKVPGLGPRSARRAALHLIKKREQLMGPLALAMGEAHAKVKICSCCGNVDTIDPCTVCTDERRDQSVIIVVEDVSDLWALERSGAMNVAYHVLGGTLSPLDGVGPDDLNIKGLIDRVAKGGVREIIIAVNATVEGQTTAHYITDHLAGLGVKTTRLAHGVPVGGELDYLDEGTLSAALRARTLI; encoded by the coding sequence ATGGCAAAGCGAGTCACTGGTCCCGAAATCGAAAAACTGATCCAGCTCCTGGCGAAAGTGCCGGGGCTCGGCCCCCGTTCGGCCCGAAGAGCAGCGCTGCATCTGATCAAGAAGCGCGAGCAATTGATGGGGCCGCTGGCGCTGGCCATGGGCGAGGCCCACGCGAAGGTGAAGATCTGCTCCTGTTGCGGCAATGTCGATACGATTGATCCCTGCACTGTCTGTACCGACGAGCGGCGCGACCAATCGGTGATTATCGTCGTGGAAGATGTTTCCGATCTCTGGGCGCTGGAACGGTCGGGCGCGATGAATGTCGCCTATCATGTGCTGGGCGGTACGCTGTCGCCGCTCGATGGCGTCGGGCCTGACGATCTCAACATCAAGGGTCTGATTGACCGGGTGGCAAAGGGCGGCGTGCGGGAAATCATCATCGCGGTCAATGCCACGGTGGAAGGCCAGACCACGGCCCATTACATTACCGATCACCTGGCCGGGCTAGGGGTGAAAACCACCCGGCTTGCTCATGGCGTGCCTGTCGGCGGAGAACTGGACTATCTGGACGAGGGTACGCTCTCGGCGGCACTTCGCGCCCGCACGCTGATATAG
- a CDS encoding calcium-binding protein, with protein MATLTGDSGNNTLNGTTAADTISGLAGDDILNGSDGNDTLDGGAGADVLKGGSGSDTASYGGSAAVNVNLKTGITSGGDAAGDTFDSIENLTGSGYNDTLTGDDGNNVLNGGSGSDTLAGGEGDDTIYGGNDGDTLVGGEGDDTLYGGNDGDTLVGGRGADTLIGGDGTATDTASYASSSAAVQINLVTDVFTGGDAEGDTLTSIEWIAGSDFNDTFTASNFIILAGGKGDDTYVVGSNVTISEGAGGGSDTVQTTFDYTLSTYFETLEYIGTGDFTGTGSAQDNTIIGGAGNDTLIGKAGADSLNGGSGTDTASYKGSAAVNINLKTSVTSGGDAVGDTFTSIENLTGSSYSDTLTGDDGDNVLNGGGGNDTLAGGDGSDTASYAGSAAVNVNLKTGAKSGGDAVGDTFTSIENLTGSSYADTLTGDDGNNVLNGGSGDDTLVGGEGADTLIGGDGTDTASYASSLAAIQINLVTGVSTGGDAEGDTFQTIEKITGSDFNDTFTASTSITLAGGKGNDTYVVGGRGVAISEDTGGDNDTVRTSVNYTLSDYVEALEYTGTGDFTGTGSAQDNTITGGAGNDTLIGKAGADVLNGGSGTDTASYEGSAAVNVNLKTGEKSGGDAVGDTFDSIENLTGSSNADTLTGDDGNNVLNGGSGDDTLTGGEGADTLSGGSGNDTLTGGEGADTLSGGNDADTLVGGEGADTLIGGEGTDTASYASSLTAIQINLVTGVSTGGDAEGDTFQSIENITGSDFNDTFTASSSITLAGGKGDDTYVVGSSSVTISEDTGGGSVDKVWTSVNYSLSDYVETLEYKGTGDFTGTGSAQDNTITGGAGNDTLIGKAGADSLNGGDGTDTASYEGSAAVNVNLKTSEKSGGDAVGDTFTSIENLTGSSYADTLTGDDGNNVLNGGSGNDTLTGGEGADTLIGGDGTDTASYASSLAAVQINLVTGVSTGGDAEGDTFQTIEKIIGSDFNDTFTASSTITLAGGKGNDTYVVGSSSVTISEGAGGDNDTVRTSVNYTLSDYVETLEYTGTGDFTGTGSAQDNTITGGAGNDTLIGKAGADVLNGGSGTDTASYEGSAAVNVNLKTGEKSGGDAVGDTFDSIENLTGSSNADTLTGDDGNNVLNGGSGDDTLTGGEGADTLSGGSGNDTLTGGEGADTLSGGNDADTLVGGEGADTLIGGEGNDTLEGDEGADTLNGGYGGDILRGGEGADTLSGGDGNDTLVGGEGADTLIGGDGPDTDTDTASYASSLTAVQINLVTGVFTGDDAEGDTFQSIENITGSSFNDTFTASSSITLAGGKGDDTYIVGSSSVTISEDTGGDNDTVRTSVNYTLSNYVETLEYTGTGDFTGTGSAQDNTITGGAGNDTLIGKAGADILNGGSGTDTASYTESAAVNVNLKTNLATGGEAAGDTFTSIENLTGTNYADTLTGDDGNNVLNGGSGKDTLTGGDGADTLIGGNDGDTLEGGTGADTLSGDGGDDTLVGGEGADTLSGGDGNDTLTGGEGADTLNGGYGADIMRGGEGADTLSGGNDGDTFEGGEGADRLIGGDGTDTASYASSLAAVQINLVTGVSTGGDAEGDTLTSIEKITGSSFNDTFTASSSITLAGGKGDDTYIVGSSSVTISEDTGAGSDTVQTSVNYTLSNYVEALEYTGTGDFTGQGNGQNNTITGGAGNDTLIGKAGADSLNGGEGTDTASYTESAAVNVNLKTNLATGGEAAGDTFTSIENLTGSSNADTLTGDDGNNVLNGGSGNDTLTGGEGADTLSGGNDADTLVGGEGADMLIGGDGTDTASYASSIAAVQINLLTGVFTGDDAEGDTFQSIEKITGSSFNDTFTASSSITLAGGKGNDTYVVGSSSVTISEDTGAGNDTVHTSVNYTLSNYVEALEYTGTGDFTGQGNGQDNTITGGAGNDTLIGKAGADILNGGEGTDTASYTESAAVNVNLKTNLATGGEAAGDTFTSIENLTGSSNADTLTGDDGNNVLNGGSGNDTLTGGEGADTLSGGNDADTLVGGEGADMLIGGDGTDTASYASSLAAVQINLVTGVFTGDDAEGDTFQSIENITGSSFNDTFTASSSITLAGGKGDDTYIVGSSSVTISEDTGGDNDTVRTSVNYTLSNYVETLEYTGTGDFTGQGNAQNNTITGGAGNDTLIGKAGADVLNGGSGTDTASYAGSAAVNVNLKTNLATGGEAAGDTFTSIENLTGSSNADTLTGDDGNNVLDGGSGDDTLTGGEGADTLSGGNDADTLVGGEGADMLIGGDGTDTASYASSLAAVQINLLTGVFTGDDAEGDTFQSIENITGSSFNDTFTASSSITLAGGKGNDTYVVGSSSVTISEDTGGDNDKVWTSVNYTLSNYVETLEYTGTSNFTGTGSAQDNTITGGAGNDTLIGKAGADSLNGGEGTDTASYAGSAAVNVNLKTNLATGGEAAGDTFTSIENLTGSSNADTLTGDDGNNVLDGGSGDDTLTGGEGADTLSGGNDADTLVGGEGADMLIGGDGTDTASYASSLAAVQINLLTGVFTGDDAEGDTLTSIEKITGSSFNDTFTASSSITLAGGKGDDTYVVGSSSVTISEDTGAGSDTVQTSVNYTLSNYVETLEYTGTGDFTGQGNGQDNTITGGAGNDTLIGKAGADVLNGGSGTDTASYAGSAAVNVNLKTNLATGGEAAGDTFTSIENLTGSSNADTLTGDDGNNVLDGGSGNDTLTGGEGADTLSGGNDADTLVGGEGADMLIGGDGTDTASYASSLAAVQINLLTGVFTGDDAEGDTFQSIENITGSSFNDTFTASSSITLAGGKGDDTYVVSQIATTTVLVEDAGAGTDMVETTLTSYTLKTNFENLTHTDSTNFLGYGNGADNVIVSQGGVDKLYGYAGNDTIRGGSGGDTIDGGDGSDTASYSDSTAAVTINLLMKTVSGGYATGDVFTSIENVEGSAYADTLTGDTGANVLSGGASDDVLDGGTGNDGLYGGEGSDVFVFNTSYGNDVVFDFQASSDTIDLTGMGFATVSDAAAYASEIEDGVLFNFGNGDTLTVHGLSYASLTSSDTLM; from the coding sequence ATGGCGACTTTAACGGGCGATTCTGGAAATAATACTTTAAACGGAACAACAGCGGCAGATACAATTTCGGGCCTAGCTGGCGACGACATATTAAACGGTAGCGATGGTAACGATACGCTAGATGGCGGGGCAGGAGCTGACGTTCTAAAGGGCGGGTCGGGTTCCGACACGGCAAGCTATGGTGGAAGCGCGGCGGTCAATGTCAACCTCAAGACCGGCATCACATCAGGTGGAGATGCCGCTGGCGATACGTTCGACAGCATCGAGAACCTGACAGGGTCAGGTTATAACGATACGCTGACGGGAGATGATGGCAACAACGTTCTCAATGGCGGTAGTGGGAGTGACACCCTGGCAGGTGGTGAGGGCGACGATACAATCTACGGTGGCAATGACGGTGACACCTTGGTAGGTGGTGAGGGCGACGATACGCTCTACGGTGGCAATGACGGTGACACCTTGGTAGGAGGCCGGGGAGCAGATACGCTGATCGGTGGCGATGGCACGGCCACGGACACGGCAAGCTATGCCAGTTCGTCAGCAGCCGTCCAAATCAATCTCGTCACTGACGTGTTCACCGGGGGCGATGCCGAGGGAGATACGCTGACCTCAATCGAATGGATCGCCGGGTCGGACTTCAACGACACATTCACCGCATCGAATTTCATCATCCTGGCAGGTGGAAAAGGTGACGATACCTATGTCGTGGGCAGCAACGTCACCATCTCCGAAGGCGCAGGTGGGGGCAGTGACACGGTCCAAACCACTTTTGATTACACTCTCTCGACCTATTTCGAAACCCTGGAATATATAGGAACCGGCGACTTTACCGGTACAGGGAGTGCGCAGGACAACACGATCATCGGTGGCGCCGGCAACGATACGCTGATCGGCAAGGCGGGTGCCGACAGCCTGAACGGCGGATCGGGCACCGACACGGCAAGCTATAAGGGAAGTGCAGCGGTCAATATCAACCTCAAGACCAGTGTTACATCCGGTGGAGATGCAGTTGGCGATACGTTCACTAGCATCGAGAACCTAACTGGCTCCAGCTATTCCGACACGCTGACGGGTGATGATGGCGACAACGTTCTCAACGGCGGCGGCGGCAACGACACTTTGGCCGGCGGTGACGGTTCCGACACGGCAAGCTATGCCGGAAGTGCGGCGGTCAATGTCAACCTCAAAACCGGCGCGAAATCGGGTGGAGATGCAGTTGGGGATACGTTCACCAGCATCGAAAACCTCACGGGCTCCAGCTACGCCGACACGTTGACGGGCGATGATGGCAACAACGTTCTCAACGGCGGTAGCGGCGATGACACCTTGGTAGGTGGCGAGGGTGCCGATACGCTGATCGGTGGCGATGGCACGGACACGGCAAGCTATGCCAGTTCTCTAGCAGCCATCCAAATCAATCTTGTCACCGGCGTCTCCACCGGGGGCGATGCCGAGGGCGATACGTTCCAGACCATCGAAAAGATCACCGGCTCAGACTTCAACGACACATTCACCGCATCAACCTCTATCACCCTGGCAGGTGGCAAAGGGAATGATACCTATGTTGTGGGCGGCCGCGGTGTCGCCATCTCCGAAGACACAGGTGGAGACAATGACACGGTCCGGACCTCTGTAAACTACACGCTGTCGGACTATGTCGAAGCGTTGGAATACACGGGAACCGGCGACTTCACCGGTACCGGGAGCGCGCAGGATAACACGATCACCGGCGGTGCTGGCAACGATACACTGATCGGCAAGGCGGGTGCCGACGTTCTAAACGGCGGATCGGGCACCGACACGGCAAGCTATGAGGGAAGCGCAGCAGTCAATGTCAACCTCAAGACCGGAGAGAAATCTGGTGGAGATGCAGTTGGCGATACGTTCGACAGTATCGAGAACCTGACGGGTTCCAGCAATGCCGACACGCTGACGGGCGATGATGGCAACAACGTTCTCAACGGCGGTAGCGGCGATGACACCCTGACAGGTGGCGAGGGTGCCGACACGCTGAGCGGAGGCAGCGGCAACGACACCCTGACAGGTGGCGAAGGTGCCGACACGCTGAGCGGTGGTAATGACGCTGACACCTTGGTAGGTGGCGAGGGTGCCGATACGCTGATCGGTGGCGAGGGCACTGACACGGCAAGCTATGCCAGTTCTCTAACAGCCATCCAAATCAATCTTGTCACCGGCGTCTCCACCGGGGGCGATGCCGAGGGCGATACGTTCCAGAGCATCGAAAACATCACCGGCTCAGACTTCAACGACACATTCACCGCATCGAGCTCCATCACCCTGGCGGGCGGCAAAGGAGATGATACCTATGTCGTGGGCAGCAGCAGCGTCACCATCTCCGAAGACACAGGCGGGGGCAGCGTTGACAAGGTCTGGACCTCTGTAAACTACTCGCTGTCGGACTATGTCGAAACGCTGGAATACAAAGGAACTGGCGACTTTACCGGCACCGGGAGCGCACAGGACAACACGATCACCGGCGGTGCTGGCAACGATACGCTGATCGGCAAGGCGGGTGCCGACAGCCTGAACGGCGGTGACGGCACCGACACGGCAAGCTATGAGGGAAGTGCAGCGGTCAACGTCAACCTTAAGACCAGCGAGAAATCAGGGGGAGACGCAGTTGGTGATACATTCACCAGCATCGAGAACCTCACGGGCTCCAGCTACGCCGACACGCTGACGGGGGATGATGGCAACAACGTTCTCAATGGCGGCAGCGGCAACGACACCCTGACAGGTGGCGAGGGTGCCGATACGCTGATCGGTGGCGATGGCACGGACACGGCAAGCTATGCCAGTTCTCTAGCAGCCGTCCAAATCAATCTCGTCACCGGCGTCTCCACCGGGGGCGATGCCGAGGGCGATACGTTCCAGACCATCGAAAAGATCATCGGCTCTGACTTCAACGACACATTCACCGCATCAAGCACCATCACCCTGGCAGGCGGCAAAGGGAATGATACCTATGTTGTGGGCAGCAGCAGCGTCACCATCTCAGAAGGCGCAGGTGGAGACAATGACACGGTCCGGACCTCTGTAAACTACACGCTGTCGGACTATGTCGAAACGCTGGAATACACAGGAACCGGCGACTTCACCGGTACCGGGAGCGCGCAGGATAACACGATCACCGGCGGTGCTGGCAACGATACACTGATCGGCAAGGCGGGTGCCGACGTTCTAAACGGCGGATCGGGCACCGACACGGCAAGCTATGAGGGAAGCGCAGCAGTCAATGTCAACCTCAAGACCGGAGAGAAATCTGGTGGAGATGCAGTTGGCGATACGTTCGACAGTATCGAGAACCTGACGGGTTCCAGCAATGCCGACACGCTGACGGGCGATGATGGCAACAACGTTCTCAACGGCGGTAGCGGCGATGACACCCTGACAGGTGGCGAGGGTGCCGACACGCTGAGCGGAGGCAGCGGCAACGACACCCTGACAGGTGGCGAAGGTGCCGACACGCTGAGCGGTGGTAATGACGCTGACACCTTGGTAGGTGGCGAGGGTGCCGACACGCTGATCGGTGGCGAGGGCAATGACACTTTGGAAGGTGACGAGGGAGCAGATACGCTGAACGGCGGTTACGGTGGCGACATCCTGAGAGGTGGCGAGGGTGCCGATACGCTGAGCGGTGGCGATGGCAATGACACTTTGGTAGGTGGTGAAGGTGCCGACACGCTGATCGGTGGCGATGGCCCAGACACGGACACGGACACGGCAAGCTACGCCAGTTCTCTAACAGCCGTCCAAATCAATCTCGTCACCGGTGTCTTCACCGGGGACGATGCCGAGGGCGATACGTTCCAGAGCATCGAAAACATCACCGGGTCGAGCTTCAACGACACATTCACCGCATCGAGCTCCATCACCCTGGCAGGCGGCAAAGGGGATGATACCTATATCGTGGGCAGCAGCAGCGTCACCATCTCCGAAGACACAGGTGGAGACAATGACACGGTCCGAACCTCGGTAAACTACACACTGTCGAACTATGTCGAAACGCTGGAATACACAGGAACCGGCGACTTCACCGGTACCGGAAGCGCGCAGGATAACACGATCACCGGCGGTGCTGGCAACGATACGCTGATCGGCAAGGCGGGTGCCGACATCCTGAACGGCGGATCGGGCACCGACACGGCAAGCTATACAGAAAGTGCAGCGGTCAATGTCAACCTCAAGACCAATCTTGCCACCGGCGGCGAAGCGGCTGGCGATACATTCACCAGTATCGAGAACCTGACGGGCACCAACTACGCCGACACGCTGACGGGGGATGATGGAAACAACGTTCTCAATGGCGGCAGCGGCAAAGACACCCTGACAGGTGGCGACGGCGCCGACACGCTGATCGGTGGTAATGACGGTGACACCTTGGAAGGTGGCACTGGAGCGGATACGCTGAGCGGCGACGGCGGCGATGACACCTTGGTAGGTGGCGAGGGTGCCGATACGCTAAGTGGTGGCGATGGCAATGACACCCTGACAGGGGGCGAGGGTGCCGATACGCTGAACGGCGGTTACGGTGCTGACATAATGAGAGGGGGCGAGGGAGCAGACACGCTGAGCGGTGGTAATGACGGTGACACCTTCGAAGGTGGTGAGGGTGCCGACAGGCTGATCGGTGGCGATGGCACTGACACGGCAAGCTATGCCAGTTCTCTAGCAGCCGTCCAAATCAATCTCGTCACCGGCGTCTCCACCGGGGGCGATGCCGAGGGCGATACGCTGACCTCAATCGAAAAGATTACCGGGTCGAGCTTCAACGACACATTCACCGCATCAAGCTCCATCACTCTGGCAGGCGGCAAAGGGGATGATACCTATATCGTGGGCAGCAGCAGCGTCACCATCTCCGAAGACACAGGTGCGGGCAGTGACACGGTCCAGACCTCTGTAAACTACACGCTGTCAAACTATGTCGAAGCGTTGGAATACACAGGAACCGGCGACTTCACCGGCCAAGGAAACGGGCAGAACAACACGATCACCGGCGGCGCTGGCAACGATACGCTGATCGGCAAGGCGGGTGCCGACAGCCTGAACGGCGGCGAAGGCACCGACACGGCAAGCTATACAGAAAGTGCAGCGGTTAATGTCAACCTCAAGACCAATCTTGCCACCGGCGGTGAAGCGGCTGGCGATACATTCACCAGTATCGAGAACCTCACGGGTTCCAGCAATGCCGACACGCTGACGGGCGATGATGGCAACAACGTTCTCAACGGCGGTAGCGGCAACGACACCCTGACAGGTGGCGAAGGAGCCGACACGCTGAGCGGCGGGAATGATGCTGACACCCTGGTAGGTGGAGAGGGAGCCGATATGCTGATCGGTGGCGATGGCACGGACACGGCAAGCTACGCCAGTTCTATAGCAGCCGTCCAAATCAATCTCCTCACCGGTGTCTTCACCGGGGACGATGCCGAGGGCGATACGTTCCAGAGCATCGAAAAGATCACCGGGTCGAGCTTCAACGACACATTCACCGCATCGAGCTCCATCACCCTGGCGGGCGGCAAAGGGAATGATACCTATGTTGTGGGCAGCAGCAGCGTCACCATCTCCGAAGACACAGGTGCGGGCAATGACACGGTCCACACCTCGGTAAACTACACGCTGTCGAACTATGTCGAAGCGTTGGAATACACAGGAACCGGCGACTTCACCGGCCAAGGAAACGGGCAGGATAACACGATCACCGGCGGTGCTGGCAACGATACACTGATCGGCAAGGCGGGTGCCGACATCCTGAACGGCGGTGAAGGCACCGACACGGCAAGCTATACAGAAAGTGCGGCGGTCAATGTCAACCTCAAGACCAATCTTGCCACCGGCGGAGAAGCGGCTGGCGATACATTCACCAGTATCGAGAACCTGACGGGTTCCAGCAATGCCGACACGCTGACGGGCGATGATGGCAACAACGTTCTCAACGGCGGTAGCGGCAACGACACCCTGACAGGTGGCGAAGGAGCCGACACGCTGAGCGGCGGGAATGATGCTGACACCCTGGTAGGTGGAGAGGGAGCCGATATGCTGATCGGTGGCGATGGCACGGACACGGCAAGCTACGCCAGTTCTCTAGCAGCCGTCCAAATCAATCTCGTCACCGGTGTCTTCACCGGGGACGATGCCGAGGGCGATACGTTCCAGAGCATCGAAAACATCACCGGGTCGAGCTTCAACGACACATTCACCGCATCGAGCTCCATCACCCTGGCAGGCGGCAAAGGGGATGATACCTATATCGTGGGCAGCAGCAGCGTCACCATCTCCGAAGACACAGGGGGAGACAATGACACGGTCCGAACCTCGGTAAACTACACGCTGTCGAACTATGTCGAAACGCTGGAATACACAGGAACCGGCGATTTCACTGGCCAAGGAAACGCGCAGAACAACACGATCACCGGCGGTGCTGGCAACGATACGCTGATCGGCAAGGCGGGTGCCGACGTTCTAAACGGCGGATCGGGCACCGACACGGCGAGCTATGCCGGAAGTGCAGCGGTCAATGTCAACCTCAAGACCAATCTTGCCACCGGCGGAGAAGCGGCTGGCGATACATTCACCAGTATCGAGAACCTGACGGGTTCCAGCAATGCCGACACGCTGACGGGCGATGATGGCAACAACGTTCTCGACGGCGGTAGCGGCGATGACACCCTGACAGGTGGCGAGGGTGCCGACACGTTGAGCGGCGGGAATGATGCTGACACCCTGGTAGGTGGAGAGGGTGCCGATATGCTGATCGGTGGCGATGGCACGGACACGGCAAGCTATGCCAGTTCTCTAGCAGCCGTCCAAATCAATCTCCTCACCGGTGTCTTCACCGGGGACGATGCCGAGGGCGATACGTTCCAGAGCATCGAAAACATCACCGGGTCGAGCTTCAACGACACATTCACCGCATCGAGCTCCATCACCCTGGCGGGCGGCAAAGGGAATGATACCTATGTTGTGGGCAGCAGCAGCGTCACCATCTCCGAAGACACAGGTGGAGACAATGACAAGGTCTGGACCTCGGTAAACTACACGCTGTCGAACTATGTCGAAACGCTCGAATACACAGGAACCAGCAACTTTACCGGTACCGGGAGCGCGCAGGACAACACGATCACCGGCGGCGCTGGCAACGATACACTGATCGGCAAGGCAGGTGCCGACAGCCTGAACGGCGGCGAAGGCACCGACACGGCAAGCTATGCCGGAAGTGCGGCGGTCAATGTCAACCTCAAGACCAATCTTGCCACCGGCGGCGAAGCGGCTGGCGATACATTCACCAGTATCGAGAACCTGACGGGTTCCAGCAATGCCGACACGCTGACGGGCGATGATGGCAACAACGTTCTCGACGGCGGTAGCGGCGATGACACCCTGACAGGTGGCGAGGGTGCCGACACGTTGAGCGGCGGGAATGATGCTGACACCCTGGTAGGTGGAGAGGGTGCCGATATGCTGATCGGTGGCGATGGCACGGACACGGCAAGCTATGCCAGTTCTCTAGCAGCCGTCCAAATCAATCTCCTCACCGGTGTCTTCACCGGGGACGATGCCGAGGGCGATACGCTGACCTCAATCGAAAAGATTACCGGGTCGAGCTTCAACGACACATTCACCGCATCAAGCTCCATCACCCTGGCGGGCGGCAAAGGAGATGATACCTATGTCGTGGGCAGCAGCAGCGTCACCATCTCCGAAGACACAGGTGCGGGCAGTGACACGGTCCAGACCTCGGTAAACTACACGCTGTCGAACTATGTCGAAACGCTCGAATACACAGGAACCGGCGACTTCACCGGCCAAGGAAACGGGCAGGACAACACGATCACCGGCGGTGCTGGCAACGATACGCTGATCGGCAAGGCGGGTGCCGACGTTCTAAACGGCGGATCGGGCACCGACACGGCGAGCTATGCCGGAAGTGCAGCGGTCAATGTCAACCTCAAGACCAATCTTGCCACCGGCGGCGAAGCGGCTGGCGATACATTCACCAGTATCGAGAACCTGACGGGTTCCAGCAATGCCGACACGCTGACGGGGGATGATGGCAACAACGTTCTCGACGGCGGTAGCGGCAACGACACCCTGACAGGTGGCGAGGGTGCCGACACGTTGAGCGGCGGGAATGATGCTGACACCCTAGTAGGTGGCGAGGGAGCCGATATGCTGATCGGTGGCGATGGCACGGACACGGCAAGCTATGCCAGTTCTCTAGCAGCCGTCCAAATCAATCTCCTCACCGGTGTCTTCACCGGGGACGATGCCGAGGGCGATACGTTCCAGAGCATCGAAAACATCACCGGGTCGAGCTTCAACGACACATTCACCGCATCGAGCTCCATCACCCTGGCAGGCGGCAAAGGAGATGATACCTATGTCGTCAGTCAGATTGCCACAACGACGGTTTTGGTCGAAGACGCAGGCGCTGGCACGGATATGGTTGAAACAACCTTGACCAGCTACACGCTGAAAACCAATTTCGAAAACCTCACCCACACCGACTCGACCAATTTTCTCGGTTATGGCAATGGTGCCGACAATGTCATTGTCAGTCAGGGCGGTGTCGATAAGCTCTATGGCTATGCTGGAAACGATACGATCCGTGGCGGCAGCGGTGGTGATACCATTGACGGTGGCGACGGAAGCGACACGGCAAGCTACAGCGATTCCACCGCAGCCGTGACCATTAATCTTCTCATGAAAACTGTCTCCGGCGGTTACGCCACAGGCGATGTATTCACCAGCATCGAAAACGTTGAAGGATCGGCCTATGCCGATACGCTGACGGGAGACACCGGGGCCAACGTGCTATCGGGTGGGGCTAGTGATGACGTGCTGGATGGTGGCACCGGCAATGACGGACTTTACGGTGGTGAAGGCAGCGATGTGTTCGTGTTCAACACCAGCTATGGCAATGATGTCGTTTTCGACTTCCAGGCCTCGTCGGACACAATCGATCTGACCGGCATGGGCTTTGCCACGGTCAGCGACGCCGCCGCCTATGCGAGCGAGATTGAGGACGGCGTGCTGTTCAACTTCGGCAACGGCGATACGCTGACAGTGCATGGCTTGAGCTATGCCAGCCTGACATCCAGCGACACATTGATGTAA
- a CDS encoding lytic murein transglycosylase yields the protein MAALAAAFCFLAIKSAMAAPSKAQVESQFQSWISRDLWPQAKQAGISQATFTSVMKTVKLDWSLPDLAPPGFPPPKQRPQSQAEFSSPGPYFREARMQALAASGRALADQYASTLKKIEAKYGVPGPILLALWGRETGYGRAKLPYEAVDVLATSAFMSTRQELFTRELIDALHIIDGKDIAANAMLSSSAGALGQPQFMPSSFLQYAVDFDGDGHRNIWTSVPDSLASMANFLVQKGWQRGRDWGFEVTIPSGVSCAQEGPDLAKPMSAWAATGISRIGGKAFPKQDLSAPTMMLVPAGTHGPEFLVTPNFYVLKEYNNSDLYALFIGNLADRIAYGSGSFSAPWGDVGHMLRSDVQSMQQTLVKKGYDVGKADGLAGFKTRRSLGDWQAKNGLKPTCFPDEGLKAKLK from the coding sequence ATGGCTGCGCTTGCAGCAGCCTTCTGCTTTCTGGCGATCAAATCTGCGATGGCAGCACCATCGAAAGCGCAGGTGGAAAGCCAGTTCCAGTCCTGGATCAGCCGGGACCTCTGGCCGCAAGCCAAACAGGCCGGTATTTCGCAGGCAACCTTTACCTCGGTGATGAAGACGGTGAAGCTCGACTGGTCGCTTCCCGATCTGGCGCCCCCCGGCTTCCCTCCACCGAAGCAGCGTCCGCAGAGCCAGGCGGAATTTTCCTCTCCCGGCCCGTATTTCCGTGAGGCCCGCATGCAGGCGCTGGCCGCGAGCGGCAGAGCGCTGGCTGATCAATACGCCTCGACATTGAAGAAAATCGAGGCCAAATACGGCGTTCCCGGTCCGATTCTTCTGGCGCTTTGGGGTCGGGAAACCGGCTATGGCCGGGCGAAACTTCCCTATGAAGCGGTTGATGTTCTGGCCACCAGCGCCTTCATGTCCACACGGCAAGAGCTTTTCACCCGCGAGCTGATCGATGCGCTGCATATTATCGACGGCAAGGATATTGCTGCCAACGCCATGCTGAGTTCAAGCGCGGGAGCGCTGGGCCAGCCGCAATTCATGCCCTCGAGCTTCCTGCAATATGCGGTGGATTTTGACGGTGACGGTCATCGCAATATCTGGACCTCGGTGCCGGACAGCCTGGCTTCCATGGCCAATTTCCTGGTGCAGAAAGGCTGGCAGCGTGGTCGTGACTGGGGGTTCGAAGTGACGATACCGTCCGGCGTCTCCTGCGCCCAGGAAGGGCCGGATCTGGCAAAGCCGATGTCGGCCTGGGCGGCAACCGGCATCAGCCGCATTGGCGGCAAAGCCTTCCCGAAACAGGATCTGTCTGCCCCAACCATGATGCTGGTTCCCGCCGGAACCCATGGGCCGGAATTTCTGGTGACGCCGAATTTCTACGTGCTGAAGGAATATAACAATTCCGACCTGTACGCCCTGTTTATTGGCAATCTTGCCGACCGGATCGCCTATGGTTCAGGCAGCTTTTCGGCACCATGGGGCGATGTCGGCCACATGCTGCGCTCCGACGTGCAGTCCATGCAGCAGACGCTGGTGAAAAAGGGCTATGATGTCGGCAAGGCCGATGGTCTCGCAGGCTTCAAGACCCGACGGTCGCTGGGCGACTGGCAGGCGAAAAACGGGCTGAAACCGACCTGCTTTCCCGATGAGGGCCTGAAGGCGAAATTGAAGTAA